A segment of the Hemicordylus capensis ecotype Gifberg chromosome 6, rHemCap1.1.pri, whole genome shotgun sequence genome:
AGCAAATACCAGAAGGCTTCAAACTGGGGGAGACCCCAGAGAAAGCAGGACAGGCATCTTGTGTTCTTCATGCTGGGGAATTGCCAAGTTGGAAGGCACTGGTGAAAGAGGAACCAGATGCCGGGGGCATCCAGCAGTGGGAAATCCATAGCCAAGAGACAGAGCAAGCCCTTCACTTTGGATGGGGGAAGACATGGCCATCAGAGCTTGAACCATGGGATGACATGCTGGCTCTCCTGGCCTCCTTTGAGCATGTGGCCTGTGCCTGTCAGTGGCCAAAGGAAGAGCTGGTAGCCCGGCTTTTACCAGCCCTTAATGGGGAAGCTCGAGAGGCCTACCACAGTCTGGACATTAGTGACAGGCGGGATTATGGGAAAGTGAAGGCCGCCATCTTGAAAAGGGAACCTGTGGCAATGGAGAAACGGAGGCAGCACTTTCGGCAGTTCCGCTACCAGGAGGCAAGGGGGCTACGGGATGCCTGCAGGAAACTCCGTGCGCTTTGCTGTCGCTGGCTGAAGCCGGAGAGCcgaaccaaggagcagatcctggagctgctgatcttggagcagttcctgacaATCTTGCCAGAGGAGATCCAGTGCAGAGTGTGGGAGCAAGTCCCTGAGAACTGTGCCCAGGCGGTGGTCCTGGCTGAGAATTTTCTGGCAAGGCAGCAAGAGACTGAGAGGCAGATACTCCAGGTGAGAGGATCCCTCATTTCCCTATTCATCTCTTGCGGCCCAAACTTGCTGAATGGAGACAATTATCCCTTGCATGTTGCATCATGAATCTGACAGGCAAAAACCTATGTAGTTCAGCCCTCTTCCCCAAGACAGGATGGTTCTCATGTAGCATAATGACAAAGAGACCAAGCTATGAATCAGGACATCCCCaatttgaatctcacctctgccatgaattcactaggtTGACTTGGGCAAGctgctccctctcagcctccCTTCCCTTATCTGCAGTGTGGAGATAATGGCCGACGTACTGCACAGTGTTCCACACAAGTTGTAACAGAACATATGTGCAATTGTACAAGAGTGCTTTTGCACAATTACAATCATTTGCAAGTGCAGTTGCACGGCTGTATGGCCGTTGGAAATAATGGCCGCAACATCATGCAACTCTCTGTAATTTTTGCTCATGTTCAAGGACACTCTTGGGCAACTTGTGCAGAATGATGCACAGTATGTCGGCCAGTAATATTTActtacctcactgggttgttgtaagGGTTTCCaccaagataatacatgtgaagtgaAGCGCTTTGCTTGAAAGTGCTATACAAAAGCTAGGTATTATtataaacaataataattcaCTTGCCAGCACCGTATAAATTAGCCCATCCAGTGCAAACCAATCAGGGCTACTTTTATTTTATAATTCCTTGGGAGCATAGAACTTCATTCTCCAAAAGGGGTCATATTCTGGAGGAGAAGATCAGAGAGATGGTCAAAGTCTGGCCAGGGTCAAGATCTTGGGGAACCCTGAAATCTTTGgtgatggggctatagctcagtggtagagcatctgctttgcatgcagaaggtcccaggtttgatccctggcagcatctctaggtagggctgggaaagactcctgcctaaaaccttggagaaccaccgCCAGTCAGCGCAGACCAGGAGTGTACAACTTTGAGCTTCCAGCTGTTGTCGGGCTTCAgcgcccatcatctccagccacaatggccaatagtcagagatgatgggagttgtagtccaacaagagctggagagctgaagttgtgcagccctggtgtaggcagtactgagctagatggacccatggtctgattcagttgaagacagcttcctatcttcctaagagCAAAGGCAAGTTACTTAGTGAGGAGTGAACACTGGGGCTAGGGCTTTGGATTGGCCTTTGGAGGCCAGCTGAGATAACCCAGGCAGGCTGGTACTGAAGCCTAGAGGGTGCCCTTCAAGCACAACGTTTAATCTGCCAGGCTTGGATCAGAATCGGAGTGCTGGTAGCACAGGATGGTGAGATGTTAGAGCCCAACTGCTGGGAGCCCCAGCtttagacaaccccccccccccacctcaccagCACCTAACATGAGCTTTTGCAAAGGAAAAGTTATGAGATTTGGAAGATCATGCCAATATACATACTAGCTCACATCCTACACAGTGTCCTGCAGACAGTTTCTGCACCGCCCATCCTCCTGCgggcaattaaaacaaaatcgaCATGGTTGCGCAAGAGTGCTGTTGCGCAAATGCCAAaagaaaattgcacaaatgcaattgcCTGGcacaacagccattggaaataatggccatagtaTTGTGTGTTGGTGCAATTTTTTGGCATTTGCAGAACAGCACTCTTGCGCAACTTTGTCGATCTTGATTTAAATGCCCGCAGCAGCGGAGGCAGTGCAAAACCACCCATAGGGCACTGCGCAGTCTGTGGGTCACTGTCTCTACCCCAGGTGTCTCAGAGGAAGTGGGGTGGGATAGCGCCAAATTctatacattaaaaacaaacaagcacctTCCTGGCTGCAGTGGGTCCCAGCAAAGGGACCACAATCAAAATCATGCTAAACATCATAAGTGTACCCAACTCTGTCTCGAAGCCAGTGAGGTTCTTTGCTCCCACAGCTGTTCCAGGGAATCTGTGCCAGAACTTCAAACACTCCCTCCTTCCAGCCCTATTCCTCTGCCCTGAACGGGACCTTCCATCCCatttcaggtcccagggccaTTCAAGGGTGTCGCTGTGAATCCCCCTAAGGCAGAGCTGGCTGCATCGGAGGCTGGGCAGAAGCTACTCTGCAGGGAGGCCGAGCAGATAGGCAGAGGGGATGCTAGCTCGCTGGGTAAGTATTCACTCTGTTACTTGGGGTGCTTCTCTCCTTGGAACCCAGGATTCAGTGGCTTTCTCAATATTCAAAAGATGTCTGCACCAATTGTATTTAAGACTTAGGGCAATGCTCCTGCGAGGTCTGGGCTGCTTTCACACACAGGCTACTTAGtgctgctgtttttctgcagTCAAATTGGAAACGGGAGTCAAATAATGCTTCTGCACAGTGCTTAACATAACACTGTATTATCACTAATGCCCATCCCCATGGCCAAGATCCTCCTGTAATATGTACTTGGAAGTCACTTCCATTCAGCAAATGTCCCCTGCAAAATTAATAGCTTCCTCTATGCAGATGTCCCTCTTATTGCTTCCTGCTCAGCGCAGTTGAGGGATTCATGATTAATTGTCTCTTAATTGGTCTGCTTTTGTTCCcaacgtgtgcatgtgtgtgtagatTTAATTAGTAGTTTCATTGCATAATTTTCTTTTACTTTTTATTTCTAAAGTAAAATAGCACTATgaaaggaaaacaacaacaacaacaacagaaaatcaTTATTAAAGTCCCCTCCAGAGAACAGAAACTGAATTCTTAAGAGGCAATTCTAcatgatagggatgtgctcgaaacgcAGTTCGGCTTCCGAATCacggcacaatccctttaaaatcgagAGCTTACCTAGCCCTTtaatgtggaggagagcaggtccatccctgctcatGCTCCGATCTCTGCCATTGCATTATCTATTGCAGGCGCTCCCCTGAGCTATGCCTGCACACCGGCGGCGCTCTCCCTAAGCAGCCTGCGTGCAATGCCGGTACgcatatggcctctgtgcatgcacaacagccatttgtgtggtcagcatggctgcacatgcacagaggccatatgtgtgccaacgtcatgcaggggcagctgggtaATGCCCCTCTGGCCtgcaggcatagctggggggagagcACCGGAATTACTGCAGTGGCAGcgatcagaggaggagcagggatagacgtgctctcctccatgttaaaggagcTGGGTAAGCCCTTGATTCTAAAGGGATGGTGCCACAATTTGGAAGCCGAATAGTGATTCtcggctgctgtgtgaggacaactccctgtgggttatcatcccatgctcgctccagggcaggacgtatgctaATTATAAGCTATGATTTGGCACATCCGTACTGCGTGAATTCCCCGTTGGAAGCAATGAAagaggaagaagctgcaaggaGTAAATTCCTAATTAAAATGGTAGGGAACTGCAAAGACGAAACTTATAATTAAAgccaggtaaagtgtgccgtcaaattgatttcgactcctggtgaccacagagccctgtggttttctttggtagaatacaggaaggatttaccattgtctcctcctgtgcagtatgagatgatgcctttcagcatcttcctatatcgctgttgcccaatataggtaccagcggggattcaaaccagcaaccttctgcttgttagtcaagcatttccccactgtaccactaGGTCTTAAATGCCTCAGTATCTGCCCATATTGGTCCCAGTGCAGGGCTGGCACTGCAGTTGCATTTTAGTGCAAAAAATGGCCACAAATTGGATCGGAAAAATCAGAGGAGGGGGGAACAGGAAACACTGGATTGCAACAATATGACAATAATGTTGTCTGGATTTTCTGTAAACACTGAGTAAGCAAGGATAGCAATTCTAGGCAGAAAGGCTAGTGTGGAAGCAGCCCTGACCAGGCATGAGTAGTGCGATATTCTGTCCCCACCTAGTTTGGTTGTGGGCCATTGAGAAGGCATCATGTCGGGCACTGGGGGAAAGTTTGTGTCTCTGCCTTTGCAAATAGCTGaggtttattatttttttttaaagaacatcttTTTGTGAGAAAATGGGAGAAATAGCTACGAGTTTGTTCCCTTTTCCTTCCCCATGGCCTTTATTGGAGAAAATATTGTTAGTTAACACAGAAaatgcctcctcctgcctgccttatCTGGAGTGATTAATTTGGGAACTGAGTGAGGAGTGGCTTTTGTTTTTTTACCAAGAACTTGAGAAAGTAACCGGATCAAAGCCAGCAAAATAAGctgtctcctccctcctctcttctttcccctctaaGTAACTGATACTATCCTCCCAGTTTTTAAAACTAGCCTTGCTAGACATAAATAATGTTTTGTCATGGTAGCTCAAAACGCTGCCTGAGCTGTCCCTGTTTCTATGAGATTTGTGAGTAACAACCATGATGTGTCCATAGAATTATTTACAGGTTCATCCACACCAACTGTTCCTCCCATTATATGACCCGGGAATGGCAGGACCATATTTTATGTGGTGTCCCTATTTGGAGCTCTGCTTCCTGGTTGTTAGGGCCGGACTGGGGTCTGGGAGGGGGGTCGGCATGCCAGGAACCAGACCTAGAGTATTTTTTCTCCAAAGCAGGTTCCCAGCATGGGACTGCAGGGTAGAGATCTGCACGaaccgaggtttgtgcacaggttcagcaccaaaccagttcgggtgaggactgaaccggtttggcgccACCAAAGGATGGGGGAGCAGTGAGCGGGACCTTTAAAAGGGAGTCGAGCGGGTCCTCATCTGTTCTCCACCACCCTATACAGcttcctgaaccagtttggcgccgAACCTGTGCATgtacctcagtttgtgcacatccctactctagggCCACGATATAGTAAACAGAAATGTCCGTTCTGTGGACTAGGCTGTATTCTTTATATATCtttttcctgctaactgagcaaagagcaacTTGTTAAAAttgtgactctcttatatttagcaggggagagcaactgtccctatccaagcccagcacagcatccctccagtggctgtggctgttgtctgccttatgtttctttttagattgccttTTGGGCAGTGgcggctcaagacctctgtgcagTTTGGAAGGGGGCGGGTGCCAGATGCTGCCCTGCCTTGTGCACACCCTCCTTTCTGTCTTTACTTTTTCAAAAAAAGTGGGGCAAAaagcctgaggcaactgcctcacctcacggaagggctgcttttgaaacagagacccatctaatttatttatgatttatttttctatctaaaccactttgggaacttttgttgaaaagtggtatataaatatttgtagtggtggTTAGTGGTTTTATACCAGGCCTAGCCAATCCAGGCCTAGCTAGGAAAACACACAAATGGATCttagaacaaatcgatccagaattttcactcgaggcacaaatttTCACgcgaggctcaaactatcatactttggacacattatgcgaagacccagctcccttgagaagtccataatgctgggaaaagttgaaggaaagagaagaagaggatggccagcagcaagtggatgaactcgattatgacagcaatgaatgcacctctgagagaccttaaaggccaagttgaagacaaataatctatgtggtcgctaagagttgacaccgacttgacggcacttaatcaatcaatcagccaatCCAGAACCGTTGTACTACCTTCCAGTTACTGGGCTCGATGATGCACATCCCAGTTCCCTTCTGTGCTTCCGGGAACTGAGCACGCACAATCCTGGGTAGCATCCTGGGCTAGGTCCCAAACTCAGGCCATGAAGCTCTTGGTTCAAGTCCTGGAATTCCTCTTTTGTTACTAGGAAATGGGTTCTGCATTAAAATGGTGCAGTCGCTGTACGAGGCATtactcctcttccctccttccgtAAGCCTAGGCTAGGATGCATGTAAGTGCATATGCTTGGGGATAGACATCCCAGTCTACCAGTGCGAGCTGGTGTGAATACCTATGAGCACAGCTACTCTC
Coding sequences within it:
- the LOC128330047 gene encoding zinc finger protein 24-like, with the protein product MRKKLTTEDGAEANLGPLFQAPLGLQGVKMEEQIPEGFKLGETPEKAGQASCVLHAGELPSWKALVKEEPDAGGIQQWEIHSQETEQALHFGWGKTWPSELEPWDDMLALLASFEHVACACQWPKEELVARLLPALNGEAREAYHSLDISDRRDYGKVKAAILKREPVAMEKRRQHFRQFRYQEARGLRDACRKLRALCCRWLKPESRTKEQILELLILEQFLTILPEEIQCRVWEQVPENCAQAVVLAENFLARQQETERQILQVPGPFKGVAVNPPKAELAASEAGQKLLCREAEQIGRGDASSLGSSDTEATWDSSADEGGSGGCERQDPSMGAVGSCGITSGFSSLSTHERTPVRNNFQQEEYEERFVGAEGLQTHPGTTSRDSAYLCTQCGKGFRWPSALAVHQRTHTGEKRHCCTECGKRFGQRGHLTVHRRIHSGEKPYACPQCGKQFVDSSHLTKHQRTHLGDRPHHCAECGRRCANKRSLVQHQRIHTKEKS